A single Oncorhynchus nerka isolate Pitt River linkage group LG10, Oner_Uvic_2.0, whole genome shotgun sequence DNA region contains:
- the LOC115136454 gene encoding odorant receptor 131-2-like translates to MANVSGPLTHLQLQVMRLATTEERIFKMFLVLGIHVVFIYINLAMLFTLWSKPSFRHTARYILFAHMLFNDTIHLAIALTLYMLGNLYLFVVRVACAFMVLLSSCTFVNAPLNLAVMSLERYTAVCFPLRHSELATPGRTQLAVGLVWALGVINVLIDVCALFLKEPSFFLSPALCTVEHLQTAGWQREKGVALNTLLFVTVTAVLVYTYVAIMLEARSASSSEPGSAQRAMRTILLHALQLGLSIMSFMYVVLESLLAKLPPAIYTQMRFINFMVVLILPRCLSSLIYGLRDKAFRSAFRQHLICCSVRRVEPQHRSTKH, encoded by the coding sequence ATGGCCAACGTGTCTGGGCCTCTGACTCATCTGCAGCTGCAGGTCATGCGGCTGGCCACCACAGAGGAGCGTATCTTCAAGATGTTCCTGGTGCTGGGGATCCACGTGGTCTTTATCTACATCAACTTGGCCATGCTGTTCACCCTGTGGAGCAAACCCTCATTCCGCCACACCGCCCGCTACATCCTGTTTGCCCACATGCTGTTCAACGACACCATCCACCTGGCCATCGCCCTGACTCTCTACATGCTGGGGAACTTATATCTGTTTGTGGTCCGCGTTGCCTGCGCCTTCATGGTGCTGCTGTCTTCCTGCACTTTCGTCAATGCCCCCCTCAACCTGGCTGTTATGTCCCTGGAGAGGTACACAGCCGTCTGCTTCCCGCTGCGGCACAGTGAGCTGGCCACGCCCgggagaacccagctggctgtggGGCTGGTGTGGGCGCTGGGCGTCATCAACGTGCTAATTGATGTGTGTGCTCTCTTCCTCAAAGAGCCGTCCTTCTTCTTGTCACCTGCGCTGTGTACCGTCGAGCATCTGCAGACAGCTGGGTGGCAGCGGGAGAAGGGAGTGGCCCTGAATACACTGCTGTTTGTGACAGTAACAGCTGTGCTGGTTTACACCTACGTGGCCATCATGCTGGAGGCCCGGTCCGCCTCATCCTCTGAACCTGGGTCGGCACAAAGAGCCATGCGTACCATACTGCTGCACGCGCTCCAGTTGGGCCTGTCCATCATGTCCTTCATGTATGTGGTGCTGGAGTCCCTGCTGGCCAAACTGCCCCCAGCCATCTACACACAGATGCGCTTTATCAACTTCATGGTAGTGCTGATCCTGCCGCGCTGCCTGAGCTCCCTCATCTATGGCCTGAGGGACAAGGCCTTCAGATCAGCCTTCAGACAACACTTAATCTGCTGCTCTGTTAGGAGGGTGGAGCCCCAACACAGATCCACTAAACACTAA